Within the Candidatus Hydrogenedentota bacterium genome, the region GCTATTTTCAAGGCGTCCCTCCGGGACTTCGTGTCGAACACCGTCTCATTCGACCGATCTGAAAATATAGAAACTCCAGGAAGAGGCTTCCAGTCTCTTGTTGAACGCGGCAGGGATGCCGCGTTTGCGTTGAACGCGGATTGCGGCGTGTGCAACTGTGTTGATTTCGCAAGACCGAACCCCTAGACTTTCCGGCGATGTTCACACCTTTCTTACGAATCTGCCTGGGAGCGTTTCTTGTTGATTTCGCGGTGATGATCTTCATCACGGCGATGCCGTTCTATGTTTATAGCCAACTGGGCGGGGGCGCGGCGATGTCGGGCGGGATCGGGGCGGCGCAGGCGGTATGTTATGCGCTGGCGTCCTTCGGGTCGGCGTGGCTGGTCTCGCGCGCGAAGAACGGCATGATCTTCGCCGTCGCGGGCGCGATCCTGTTCGGATTTTTTTCGTGCCTGTTTCCGATGTCGCGGAACCCGCACGTGTGCATGGCGACTGCGACGATCGCCATGGCCTCGATGGCGTTGGTGTGGCCCGCGCTGCACGCATGGGTCGGCGGCGAGCCGGACGTTCATCTGCGCGCGAAACGCATGGGGTGGTTCAACATCTCATGGAGCTGCGGCTTTGCGTTGAGTCCGCTGGCGGCGGGTCCGCTGTTCGATCACGATTACCGCCTGCCTTTCTTCGCGCTCACGGGGCTTTGCGCGGTCTGCGCCGTGCTTCTTCGAAGCCTTCCCCATGAAAAAGATCATTACCATCCTGCCAGCGAGGAACTGCTGGCGGCGCGGGCCGGGCATGATCGCGCGAGCGAGGCGCACTTGTACAGCGCGTGGTGCGCGACCTTCGCCGGCAGTGTTCTTGCAACGGTCACGCGCAACGTGTTTCCAAAACGGATTGACGAACTCGTGGCGTCAGGCGAACTGCGTTTTTTCTGGGAGGATGCTCCGGCCGCTATCCTTACAGCCGATGCCGCCACAAAATATTCCTGGCTTGCGTTCGCGCTCGGCGCGACGACCGTCCTCTCCTTTTTCATCCTTGGCCGGACGCGGCGCTGGCATCATAACGCGGCGTTTGTGCTGGGACTCGAGGCGCTGGTGGCGGCGGCGTTTTGGGCGTTGGGAACGACCCGCAGTCTCGCCGTCATGTCGCTTTGTTTTATTGTCACGGGCGCCTTTGCCGGCGTGACGTTTTTTCAGGGCGTTTATTACAGTATGGCCGACACCGGGCAAAAACACCGCCGGGCCGCCATCAATGAAGGCGCCGTCGGGCTGGGCGGTTTTGCCGGCAGCTTGGTTTTCGGCTACCTGGCCGGACGCCACGGTATGGCCATGCCCTTTCACTACACGCCCGTGTTCGTCGCCGCGATGATGGCGCTTCAGATGGCGCTTTTGCGTCACGGCCGGCGAAGGGAAGATTGAAAAGCCGCCATCGGGATTTCCTGGAAAATTCGATGCCCCTGCACGGATGCGATCTTTCCGGACTGGCAATGCCAAGGAGGGGTTGATACACTTGGGGACAAGGGCCGCCTGCCCATGGCCGCATGATCCTGTCGAACGGCGCATGGGACAGGTCGCGCCATGGTTGGATTGACTGCGAAACGATGCCGGCAAACGAGGAAACAGAACGGAACGACGCGAGCCGCGAAGACGATTTTCTTCTGGATCCTTCCCTGCTCGATGCACTGGTTCAAGAGGCCCAGGCCAAGGAGCCCGGCACCGGCGATGCCGCCGAAACGGGCTTGTCCTTGTCCAAGGACGATATCGAAGCGCTTCTGAACAACGAGGAACTCGGGCGTACCGGGGCAGAAAAATCCTTGGAGTCGGAAATGCCCCTTGCCCCGCGTTCATCTGCGGTTGGCGCGGAACGTGGCAATATAGACACTGTTATCCCGGACGCGCCGGAGGCTTCGGCGTCCGCCGACCCGGACAACGCGGTGTCGCAGGAGATGATAGACGCGCTGATTATGGCCGCCTCGCGCGATGAAAATGCACCGCCTCCGAAGATGGTCGAGCCGTTGCAGGAACCGGCAACACCCGCCAGACCCCGTAAAATGGAAAAGGAACCGGAAGCGGCGCGGGAGCGTCAAGGCCATGGCGCCGGAACGCAAGAAGCCGGACCGGAATCCCTGCCGGAGCAAGCGTCGATTACCCAGAGGCAGGGCAAATTGCATCGCGGCGTGAAACGTCCCCGTATGCCGCGCATGCCGCACATGCCGCGTATGCCGCGCATTTCGATCCGGGGAAATCTGATACGGGCCGTTGCGTCCTTAGTGGTAACGGTATTGGTTTCGGCCGCAACCTTTGCCTATTTGCAGGCTCACCGGGAGCGCACACCGGCGTTCGAGCCTATCGAACGGATTGCCGCGCTGATTCCCGAACCGGAAGCCTTGACTGAATCCCCAAAGGAAAGGACAAGCGCCGTTCCTCCGGGATCGCCGGGCGGGCTTGCGCCATCGCTTACGGGCACGCAGGCCGACAAGGCCTTCGAGTCGCTTCGCACGGCCTTTTTATCATTGGGATCCGATGCCGTGCCGTCGTCCATCGAGGCAATGCACGCGCGCATGACCGATTTCATTCTCGGCGCCCCCAATCACCCGAGGCTGGCCGAGATTT harbors:
- a CDS encoding MFS transporter, giving the protein MFTPFLRICLGAFLVDFAVMIFITAMPFYVYSQLGGGAAMSGGIGAAQAVCYALASFGSAWLVSRAKNGMIFAVAGAILFGFFSCLFPMSRNPHVCMATATIAMASMALVWPALHAWVGGEPDVHLRAKRMGWFNISWSCGFALSPLAAGPLFDHDYRLPFFALTGLCAVCAVLLRSLPHEKDHYHPASEELLAARAGHDRASEAHLYSAWCATFAGSVLATVTRNVFPKRIDELVASGELRFFWEDAPAAILTADAATKYSWLAFALGATTVLSFFILGRTRRWHHNAAFVLGLEALVAAAFWALGTTRSLAVMSLCFIVTGAFAGVTFFQGVYYSMADTGQKHRRAAINEGAVGLGGFAGSLVFGYLAGRHGMAMPFHYTPVFVAAMMALQMALLRHGRRRED